In Microbacterium pumilum, the following proteins share a genomic window:
- a CDS encoding nucleoside hydrolase translates to MNSPEAIPLYLDCDTGIDDALALAYLLAEPAVRIVGIGTVSGNVSAERAASNTLALLELAGRTDIPVAVGATDPLHGTFHGGAPQVHGKDGVGGIGLVPETSAVVAASAVDLLRDLADEWSGQLHVLAVGPLTNLARFASTHPESVSNIADVVVMGGAFDRRGNVSETAEANIHNDPEAAAATFEAEWPITIVPLDITMDHALTEADARQIEAIQGSLPPQLAAMLATYLDYYEQGVFGIRQCALHDPLAAIIAADAAEVLREDQPAAVRVETEGEHRGRTVAVSDVALASSHDRRIVLEIAHPAAATLITALRSYDWP, encoded by the coding sequence ATGAATTCGCCCGAAGCGATACCCCTCTATCTCGACTGCGACACCGGGATCGACGACGCGCTGGCTCTCGCATACCTCCTCGCCGAGCCGGCGGTGCGCATCGTCGGGATCGGAACGGTGTCGGGCAACGTGTCGGCCGAACGGGCAGCGAGCAACACGCTCGCACTGCTGGAACTCGCGGGCAGGACCGACATCCCCGTGGCGGTCGGTGCGACGGATCCGCTGCACGGGACATTCCACGGCGGCGCGCCGCAGGTGCACGGCAAGGACGGGGTCGGTGGCATCGGACTCGTCCCGGAGACGTCCGCCGTCGTCGCCGCCTCGGCCGTGGACCTGTTGCGCGATCTCGCAGACGAGTGGTCCGGTCAGCTGCATGTGCTCGCCGTGGGTCCCCTGACGAACCTCGCCCGTTTCGCGTCGACCCACCCCGAGTCGGTATCGAACATCGCCGACGTCGTCGTGATGGGCGGGGCGTTCGATCGGCGCGGGAACGTCAGCGAGACCGCCGAGGCCAACATCCACAACGACCCCGAGGCCGCGGCCGCCACGTTCGAGGCCGAGTGGCCGATCACGATCGTGCCGCTCGACATCACGATGGACCATGCGCTGACGGAGGCGGATGCGCGGCAGATCGAAGCCATCCAGGGGAGCCTCCCGCCTCAGCTCGCCGCCATGCTGGCGACGTACCTCGACTACTACGAGCAGGGTGTGTTCGGCATCCGGCAGTGTGCCCTGCACGATCCGCTGGCGGCGATCATCGCCGCGGACGCGGCCGAGGTGCTGCGCGAAGACCAGCCTGCAGCCGTGCGCGTGGAGACGGAGGGGGAACATCGCGGGCGCACTGTGGCCGTGTCGGATGTCGCCCTTGCGTCATCCCACGATCGACGGATCGTGCTCGAGATCGCTCACCCCGCCGCCGCGACGCTGATCACGGCGCTGCGATCTTACGACTGGCCCTGA